The Carassius auratus strain Wakin unplaced genomic scaffold, ASM336829v1 scaf_tig00030031, whole genome shotgun sequence sequence TGTTAGCTAAGTCCCTTGGTCCCTCATTTGCTCCAATACAGAACAATGATTTTATGATCTGTCTGATAGGCAAGCTGGCCAAAAACAAAGAGTATAGTCTCCAAATGAATGCTTCTCCCTTTATTCCATTTGCTTATGATCATAACTGTGACAAATACATCAacaactacagcaggacgtctccatgtagtatgtattgaacctgtatatatttgcttagcggttttggaaaatgactaagttccactttatgcgccgatagctaagttaacaacacagagatatttaaagcagttttactcaccgcctgcggttccaacacacgatcgtgaccctttttcgttgggactgcattatccttaagaaataaacgatacgcaaatccggcatcaaactgggctttgtttgtaaaacaagcatcttcgaaatgcagggaacaaacaaaaacacttgcacaactccgttgatgctctgtaaaaataaactccatccactggtcccttaatgctgtttttttttggtaatctgtgcagggttgtcttgccctggcaaccaaaaacacacttcttttgtgacatttcgctctcgctctgatcattgAATGtgtgtgctctgctctacgggagcgcgcgctcttccggcagacgtgcccttaggacccatataaggaaattccgctccatctaacgtcacacagagccatactcgaaaaaaactttccgaaacttgtgacaaaccggaaggagtatttttggaacaaaaatactccttcaaatgtacaacttaatttttgaaactttgtccatgtttaacatgggaatccaactctttaacagtgtaacaaactcagtatgcatgaaatagcatttcaccccccctttaatgatgaGAGATCTCACCagagagcagaattcagtcaGTGAGAACACACAGTGAACAAAACACCagtgtttcagcgatgactcatcagaacgcctctgattggtcattgcattcaaaagctcaacagaatcatgtgtgattggttataatgacCAATTACACTCACCTAAAtaattattaggaacaccatactaatactgtgtttgaccccctttcgccttcagaacttcagaattctatgtggcattgattcaacaaggtgttgaaaGAATTCTTTACAAATGTTGGCCCATTTTGATAGGATATCaccttgcagttgatggagatttgtgggatgcataTCAAGGGcatgaagctcccgttccaccacatcccaaagctgctctattgggctgagatctggtgactctgtgggccattttagtacagtgaactcactgtcatgtttaagaaaccaatttgaaatgattcgagggtttgtgacatggtgcattatcctgctcaaagtagccatcagaggatgggtacatggtggtcataaagggatggacatggtcataaacaatgctcaggtaggccatggcatttaaacaatgcccaattggcactaaggggcctaaagtgtgccaagaaaacatcccccacaccattacaccaacagcagcctgcacagtggtaacaaggcatgatggatccatgttcacattctgtttatgccaaattctgactctaccatctgaatgtctcaacagaaatcgagactcatcagaccaggcaacatttgtCCAGTATTCAACtctccaattttggtgagctcgtgcaaattgtagcctctttttcttatttgtagtggagatgagtggtccccggtggggtcttctgttGTTGTAGCCCATCtccctcaaggttgtgcgtgttgtggcttcacaaatgctttactgcatacctcggttgtaacgagtggttatttcagtcaaaaatGCTCTTCAAAGCATTcaaatcagtcggcccattctcttCTGActtctagcatcaacaaggcatttttacccacaggactgccgcatactggatgtttttcccttttcacaccattctttgtaaaccctagaaatggttgtgcgtgaaaatcccagtaactgagcagattgtgaaatactcagaccggcccgtctggcaccaacaaccatgccacgctcaaaattgcttaaatcacctttaattcccattctgacattcagtttggagttcaggagattgtcttgaccaggaccacactcctaaatgcattgaagcaactgccatgtgattggttgattagataatttcattaatgagaaactgaacaggtgttcctaatgatcctttaggtgagtgtatatcaCTTTGAAAACTCATCTGGCTCAGCTCCAGTCAAAGCATAGATGAATATTTGAATTTAGCAGTTAGTGATGTGCTACACAGAATCAAATAAAGCAAATATTATTTgcctatttttcatttttgttttcttttggaagctgcattcaaaataCTCTTGTGTATCATGCATCACTGGTTGCAATTATCTCcagctattttttatttctttttttttcttcagcccCTACTGACACTaaccagatttttttattattaataattcctCCACAGGCAGATGGCATGCAGCGTTACGTAATTCATGCAGTCAGCATGACAGGAAACCTCCCTCAGATCTCAGAGAGATACTCAGCAGAACTGAGAGAATTAATCAGACAAATGCTCAACCTTGACCCTAGAGAAAGGCCTTCAGTTGAAGATATTCTAGCAAAACCATTCCTGGAAGATGCAGTGGACAGAAACAGCAGAACTCCACAGGCACTGATTCAGTGTTTCATTAAGTCTGTCAACAGCTATGATAAGTCCTACAACCAGCACTATAAAGACCTTGAAGCCTTAGTTAGTGAGTGGGGAAGAATAACAGATTCGATGGAGTCTGCACATTACAGCGCCACAGCCGGCAGTCTGTCAGGTTCAGTGATTGGAGCAGCTGGAGGAATCACTGCATTAGTTGGTTTAATTTTGGCACCGTTCACTCTCGGTGCATCTCTGATTGTTACTGGTGTCGGTGTTGGAGTTGGAGTTGCAGGTGGAGTAACAGGTGCTGCATCCACCATTACTAATACTGTACAACAAAAATCATTTAGAAAGAGCCTTGAACAAATTCAGCAAAAGTATGAATCTGTAAGCGAACCAATTCTCACACCGCTGAATACACTGAGAAAGGtactgaaaaaaatcacaaagttcagttttttttttggcacatcaACTTTTGACAATGTAGAAATATCATGCAATTTAGACAGAAGAAGTATGTTCTGTGCCACACAACTCATGAATTTAGGTCTGCTGGCAAATGTTAGCAGAATTGCTACTCAGACTGCGAGAGTAGGACGAGTAGTAGCAGAAGCAGTCTCAGGTGTGTTAAGTGGACTACTAGTCATACTTGATGTCGCCTTCATAGTGATGGATTCGGTAGACATACACCAGATGAGACAGGGACAAGTAAATGATCCAGAAAGGGTCAATTCCAGTGTTCTCAAATCCATTGCAGAGATGAGGAAAACACATAATGAGCTTTGCAATGTCCTGAAGGAAATGCAGAGAACCAGAGAGGAACTAAAAGACTACATGTATATAGAATTGGCCAACGATGACAgggaaatagaaaatgatttaaatagttaaaacatATAGATATGATTTCAGTCAGAGAATCAGGAAACCTACTACATTGCTCTGAAACCAGAATTCATGTGTGTAGCGTGTGGTTGAGTTTTTGTGATTATATTAAGTTAAGTCACCTTTTGTTTATATAtagtgctttttaaaatataaatgttacaaaacaaaTCAGGTTTATAatgataacagaaaaaaaaatacaacaaagtttgaaaaaacaacaacaacaacaacaacaacaaaaatgtatttgttcagCTTGAGTCATTGAAGATCTTAAGTtatcaatttatttgatttaatctaTTCAGTAGCCCTGGAGAAAACAGTCATGTCACAGTCCATTTAGTTCAGTCAAAATAGTAAGAATATAGTTGAATAGTAGGTGTCCacaactaaacaagccagaggcgacagcgggaAGGAACTCAAATTCCATGACAGAACGGAGAGggaaaaagatagatagatagatagatagatagatagatagatagatagatagatagatagatagatagatagagttatGTTAGTTAGAAAGTTTTATGGTCCTGTCACAgcgattatttaatatttttggtttaataaatcaatttttttgcGCTTGAGTCTTTGTTACCTATTCATTCCGCGACATAtagaataacattaaaaaaatatagcagATACAATATATCCATTATTTACAAGTGTTTTCTATTACACAGAGGTGTATGTTTGTTTATGAATTAGCATTTATGTATTACTGTTCATTTTATAAGTACTTAATGGTGATTTGTGGGCAATTAATATACTTTGCCAAGGTAATTGTTTATGTATATTGTGTTATGTTCTGATTTcgttttgttttactttgtttgCTCTGTTTCTGTTTGCCTTTCTTTATAAATTAGTTTCAGTGTTTACTCATTTAGTCTCTAGTTTGTTGCTATGGTTATTCATTGATTATCAGATTCCTTTCACCTTATTTTTATATCCCTCTATTTCAGTTTAAGCTGGTTGATTTTCATTATTGTCAGTGTTGAGTATGCATTACTGTTTTCTAGGGATGTGCCGAACGAGGCTAAGAATTAATGgccaaacatttcaaaattcacattgtttttgcatatgaatgtttgtttgttttttacacggtttaattgtgattattagtAACTGAAGCCCCTTTATCTCAAGCTCTCTACTGTTATGTTCAAGTCATGTTGGGTGGACATGACTTGTGTAGAAAAGTGAAATTGCCCTCCTGTTTCGTTCAAAGTGACTTGAATGCACTTGACGTCCTAATAACAACTTGTCAACTCATAAATATGAACCTCGCAAGAGGACTCGAATGCACCATTAACTGGTCAGTCATTTGCATCcacatttttgtagttttttaaacactttttattcatgtttgtagTTCTGAACCCAATCCTTTGCCAAAATGCAGTGGATTGTGGGGAATATTATCAATTAGAATGTTGCAGGAATCCAGACACTTCCAAAATCTACCTGAAATAATAGATAATCCGGGGACTTCTGGTATATTATTTTcaacatattcaaaatatttaaaagttatttataatagtttttcTTGTTGCTTATGTGCAATGGTTGAATAACAATTTATGTCCCTTGAATCATTTTATTCTAACACATTCTGCACACGAGTCTCGACCCACCCACCATCACCCATCAAATCTTGTGCCGCACACCACTGTTGCTTCTGCTCCCGTGGGAGTGCAGGTCTCTTCTTCGAAGCTTTTGACGCTTTGGTGCTATACTTCACCATCTGGTGGTCAGGAAAAATTCCTACACCAACTGTGTCATTCAGATGTTTTGATCTAGGTTgtcattataatgtttatttgtatatttaataagcATATATGTCATTAGCAAGATGCAGCGATAAGAGTTTCCAAATTTCCCTGTATTTTGCAaaatacaatgacaataaagacttTCTGTTCTTCATTTTTACTTGTATCAAACTTTTTGAGAAAGCACTTTATTCTTTTTGGGAACAGTGGTTGAGCCCTTATGGTGTTCAGACAACAGACATTCACATGTAATCGTTTTTGCTAGTAGTCCTTTAATTAACAGGAATACACCATTTTAAAGCTAAATACATATAGGTATGGCCAATATAATTATAACTTTGCACTAAATGAATATGGGACAGTGCAATCAAAGTGCTTTGTGTTTGAGCCCGGCGTGACATAGTAAGGTAACAAAGCTTAATTTAGGTCACATGACAGACTCATTTCAAGCAATGCTCTGGAACACTGTTTCGAAGCACTAGTGTGTGTCGCCACTGGGTGTCGATCTACCTATTCCTTCTGTGGATTTGGATTTGGGGAAATAGTGTATCACTGAGCAGAACTATCTTTATAAAAgtatgttgttttctttttatcttgactctgcataatgcatattaaagtaatgtttataaGCGcaacactgctttgtttacaacgGTTACCAATGAAATAGGATGTCCGTTTCatgaacaaaatgttcttttgaaccaGTTTACCAAATCATAAGGAATCGTCCAGAAGGgtttgcatctcagaaaatgtatCTACAATTTTCTAAAGTTTCTCACTTTCAGACTAGCTTGACAGTCCCTACgacttaaaataaatcaataggcCTACCCTGGAGTATGTGTTACCCTTGTAACTCCAGAAGCACTGAAACATGCTGTGCAGACTGGGAGAAGATGAGCACGAGCCGCTGATATACTGAACAAACGGTACTGCTACAGCGGTTCTCGAGTCAACAGTTCTCGAATCACCAGTaaactgaaccgagaaccgtttctttcAGACACTTTCAACACATGAGAACCAATGAGCATTGAGATACTGAGCATGCATGAAGCTGTCACTGTCTAGCTGATTATTTCAGAAAACTGATGCTGAGCTGATATTAATTCATGAACATGAGTTAACCGAGGACTTGAACAAGGGGgcaaatttgattaaattaagtTGATTTAATAACAGATAAAACTAACAGTAAAATTTAAATGCAACTTGAtatattaaacaacattttagcATAATGCACATGAAACTGTTCAGTAAAAACATGCAAATGATTTTTACTATTTACTAATGtgtatgcatgttatattttattctgtacGAATTTCTGTACGGTTATGGTTCTGTTATAATTTCTGCAAAAAGTTGATAAAGACTTCACTTTCTTTATTTCTATATCTTTAAGACATTAGTGTTTGCATATCGCTTTtgtaaaacataaatgtaagaaaCTTAtccaagatgatgatgatgatggttattGGTATGTATCTTAAGTTATGATTACAAATTACTTTTAATGTTTGAATGTACTTTCACTTGCTGGGATGATAGAATTTACGTCATTATGTgaagaccgttttttttttttttttttttaaccgggtTATTGAAACAAACTGTCTAAAATAACTGGTTCACAGTAAATAACTAGTATGTAATCAGAGTGTGGCTGTGTTCGAAATGGCATACTAACATACTGCATACTGCCTACTGCCCAGTACAGAGTGTATACTGCCTACTTTTTTGTAGAATTTGTGTGTGAAACAGTAtacaataaacaacaaaatgtttCTAAGTAGTATGCTACAGTGTTGTTGTAACCcacttgatgaatttgtttcaaTGAAAAGAAGGAAAATATCTACTGTGTCTGAGATCACCAATAAAGCTTTATTGATAATGGTATTTGGAGTCGGGGTCTCACACTAAACACAtagaaaaaaatgtgaatgatGAAACAGAAGTGGCACTGCTTGTCGAGCTCATCCGCCTTTTGAAAGCAATGTGGAAGCTGCTGGGCGTAAGACGGAACAGAGCACTCTATGTGAAGTACATCGGGCTGGGCCTTAAAGCAGCCTCCTTAACTCACACCTAAAATTTGAATGCAACGTTTTGGCATTCggatgtggatttttattttaaattcgacaactatttaatattaagaaaatgaataaaaaggaatGAAAGCCTTAAAAAGCACACAGAGGATACTCTTACTCTCTGTCAGTTAGACCCCACAGCCACCTTCACAGTCAGAAGTAAAGGGATAGGTGAGGTGGACTTGGTGGAGAGTTGGTGTTTTGAATAATGTTTAACTTAAGACTCCTCTCATAA is a genomic window containing:
- the LOC113079970 gene encoding serine/threonine-protein kinase Nek4-like isoform X1, translating into MAQYHSTPAGVIEVLKEQGYTIEKELSRGASGIVFLVKDTEGDPYVIKQINSRDEEELDAVRKEVEILENLSFGYIVTYVNSFEDDAGRIYIVMEYCEGGDLSKVMETHQGESYFEEQQILDWLVQICLALRYIHEKNILHRDIKPQNIFLTEDGYINLGDFGCSKVLERADGYANSVVGAKLYFSPEVCQRRYNSKSDIWSLGWVLHDLCMLDVWADGMQRYVIHAVSMTGNLPQISERYSAELRELIRQMLNLDPRERPSVEDILAKPFLEDAVDRNSRTPQALIQCFIKSVNSYDKSYNQHYKDLEALVSEWGRITDSMESAHYSATAGSLSGSVIGAAGGITALVGLILAPFTLGASLIVTGVGVGVGVAGGVTGAASTITNTVQQKSFRKSLEQIQQKYESVSEPILTPLNTLRKVLKKITKFSFFFGTSTFDNVEISCNLDRRSMFCATQLMNLGLLANVSRIATQTARVGRVVAEAVSGVLSGLLVILDVAFIVMDSVDIHQMRQGQVNDPERVNSSVLKSIAEMRKTHNELCNVLKEMQRTREELKDYMYIELANDDREIENDLNS